The sequence CAAACACCCGTCTTCCATTTCAACAATTCGATCAAAGACGTCCAGTGCGCGAACATCGTGAGTAACAACGATAACGCCGGCATCGCTTTCATGGGCTACTTGAGCAAATAATTCCATGACCTGACGACCCCGGTGACTGTCGAGTGCAGCGGTTGGTTCGTCGGCCAGAATCAGGCTTGGTTTATTGGCCAGTGCTCGGGCTACTGCGACCCGCTGCTGTTGGCCGCCGGAGAGTGCTTCAGGTAAATTACCGGCACGGTCTGCAATACCTAAATGATCCAGCAAATTCATTGCACGCTGTCGGGCTTCTCGTGCCGGCATATCGTTGATTTCCATCGCCACCTGAACATTTTCCAGTGCGGTAAGAAACGGAATCAGATTGGCCTTTTGAAACACAAAGCCGAGATGTTGTCTGCGGAACGTCCGCAGATCTATCTTGGCGTCCTCGCCGTCCATGACCAGTTCGCCACCGATTATTATGCGGCCTGAAGTTGGCGGATTGATTAAGGCCATTGCGGTCAATAACGTGGATTTACCTGCACCACTTGGGCCTAATAAGGCAACGACTTCACCCCGGGCGACGCTGAGTGTGACATCGTTCAGCGCGATTACCTCGGTTTGACCGTGACCATAGACTTTGCTAACACCGATGGCCTCGATGGCAGGGAGTTCGTTACGGGCGACATTCATCAGGCCAGCACCGAGTTAGGTTCAACACGCAACGCCTTCCAAATACCTAGCAAGCTGGCCAACACCGAAATCGCCACGGTTATAACGGCCAGCTTGATCAAATCCGGCGATTCCAGCATTACCCGTCTCGGAAAATAAGGAAAGAGGTATTGGCCTATCCACCACGCCAGACCGAAGCCAAAAGCCCCCATGAGTAAGGCTTGTTGCAGAATAAGGCCGACAATGACCCGATTGCGGGCGCCGATCAATTTAAGCATGGCGATGTCGTGGATTTTATCCAGCGTCAAGGTATACATGATCAACGCAATTATGATGGTGGAGATAATAATCAGCAGAATGCTGAAGAGCCCGAGTTGTCGCCTCGATTTGTCAACCGTACCTGAAAGCAACAGATCCCTTTGTTGCTGAGCGGTATGGACAGAAATATCGGGCCATGCCGAGAGCAGTTCAATGATGCGCTCAGCGTCCACGCCAGATTGCAGCGTGACCAATACGGCACTGACTTGCGGCGGCGGCAGTTCGGCTATGTCTCTGGCCGAACCGGCGGCGCGTGCCACTGACAAGGGCTGAGTGCGGCCGAGTTCCTGGTTTGCGGTGCGAGCAGCTCGGGCTGCGCGCTCAAGACGCAGCGTTTCGCCCGGCAAGTCGAATTGAATCGCCATGGCATCACTCACGGTGAAAAATGCCAGGCCATCACCTGCGATACCTGACATGCCGCTGGTGAGTCCGACCACCCGGTAAATATCCTTGCCGAATGTAACTTGCTCACCCAAGGCCAAGCCCAGCGAAAGGTCAGCAATCATCTCAAAATGCGCCTGTTCCAGGTGACGACCTGCGATCATGGACACCCAGCCACCTTTATCATTCGGCCACGCCAGACCTTGCACCATCATACGCAAGGGTTTGCCACGGTGTTCGCGCTGAATCGAATGGGATACGAACCGGCGAGCATTAGCAACGCCCGGCAAAGCACCAACGCGGTCTTCGAGATTGGCAGGAATTC comes from Methylicorpusculum oleiharenae and encodes:
- a CDS encoding ABC transporter ATP-binding protein yields the protein MNVARNELPAIEAIGVSKVYGHGQTEVIALNDVTLSVARGEVVALLGPSGAGKSTLLTAMALINPPTSGRIIIGGELVMDGEDAKIDLRTFRRQHLGFVFQKANLIPFLTALENVQVAMEINDMPAREARQRAMNLLDHLGIADRAGNLPEALSGGQQQRVAVARALANKPSLILADEPTAALDSHRGRQVMELFAQVAHESDAGVIVVTHDVRALDVFDRIVEMEDGCLKPSKESSK
- a CDS encoding ABC transporter permease, whose translation is MNLALRDIRHNFSRFAFTTVGIGLLLMIVMGMGGIYRGLIFEATLLVDRIGADLWVVQGSTRGPFAELSRIPANLEDRVGALPGVANARRFVSHSIQREHRGKPLRMMVQGLAWPNDKGGWVSMIAGRHLEQAHFEMIADLSLGLALGEQVTFGKDIYRVVGLTSGMSGIAGDGLAFFTVSDAMAIQFDLPGETLRLERAARAARTANQELGRTQPLSVARAAGSARDIAELPPPQVSAVLVTLQSGVDAERIIELLSAWPDISVHTAQQQRDLLLSGTVDKSRRQLGLFSILLIIISTIIIALIMYTLTLDKIHDIAMLKLIGARNRVIVGLILQQALLMGAFGFGLAWWIGQYLFPYFPRRVMLESPDLIKLAVITVAISVLASLLGIWKALRVEPNSVLA